The Polyangium spumosum genome includes a window with the following:
- the hypE gene encoding hydrogenase expression/formation protein HypE: MSGRGFDLACPAPLRHRTVQLAHGGGGRLSRDLVEQVFMPAFGGAALSSRHDGAVVEVPAGRIAMTTDGYVVKPLFFPGGDIGKLAVCGTINDLAMTGAAPRWLAVAFVLEEGLPMEDLVRVVHSMRDVARASGVEIVTGDTKVVDRGKGDGMFITTTGVGVVPAGIVIEPRRVRPGDAVLVSGDLGRHGMAVLSMREGLTLTGALESDCAPLDGLVSALLAAGVVPHCLRDPTRGGLAAALGEIAMDGGVDIEIDESAVPVSEAVAGACELFGLDPLYVACEGRLVAIVPAEQATRALEVMRAHAAAPAPARIGEVLGPPDASRRGRVTLRSRVGTSRLLDIPAGEQLPRIC, translated from the coding sequence TTGAGCGGGCGCGGCTTCGATCTCGCCTGCCCCGCGCCGCTCCGGCACAGGACCGTGCAGCTCGCGCACGGCGGCGGCGGCCGTTTGTCGCGCGACCTCGTCGAGCAGGTCTTCATGCCCGCGTTCGGCGGCGCCGCGCTCTCCTCGCGGCACGACGGCGCCGTCGTCGAGGTCCCCGCGGGGCGCATCGCGATGACCACGGACGGCTACGTGGTAAAGCCGCTGTTTTTCCCGGGCGGAGACATCGGCAAGCTCGCCGTTTGTGGCACGATCAACGACCTCGCCATGACCGGCGCCGCGCCGCGCTGGCTCGCGGTCGCCTTCGTGCTCGAGGAGGGTTTGCCCATGGAGGACCTCGTCCGCGTGGTCCATTCGATGCGCGACGTGGCCCGCGCCTCGGGGGTCGAGATCGTCACGGGTGATACGAAGGTCGTCGATCGCGGCAAGGGCGACGGGATGTTCATCACGACGACCGGCGTGGGCGTCGTGCCCGCGGGAATCGTGATCGAGCCCCGCCGGGTGCGTCCGGGCGACGCCGTCCTCGTGAGCGGCGACCTCGGGCGGCATGGCATGGCCGTGCTCTCGATGCGCGAGGGGCTCACGCTCACGGGCGCGCTCGAGAGTGATTGCGCGCCGCTCGACGGGCTCGTGTCCGCGCTCCTCGCCGCGGGCGTCGTACCCCATTGCCTCCGTGACCCCACGCGGGGTGGCCTCGCCGCGGCGCTCGGCGAGATCGCCATGGATGGGGGCGTGGACATCGAAATCGACGAATCCGCGGTGCCCGTGAGCGAGGCCGTCGCGGGCGCGTGTGAGCTCTTCGGGCTCGATCCGCTCTACGTCGCCTGCGAGGGCCGGCTCGTCGCCATCGTGCCGGCGGAGCAGGCGACGCGGGCCCTCGAGGTGATGCGGGCGCATGCGGCGGCGCCCGCGCCGGCGCGTATCGGCGAGGTCCTCGGACCTCCCGATGCCTCCCGGCGCGGCCGCGTCACGCTCCGGAGCCGCGTCGGCACGAGCCGATTGCTCGACATCCCCGCGGGCGAGCAGCTCCCGAGGATTTGCTGA
- a CDS encoding glutathione S-transferase family protein, translating to MSLTFYYGSGSPYAWKVWFALEHKKLDYEWKMLSFDRGETQTPEFLAVNPRGKVPVLVHDGVAIAESNAIVEYLEERFPDPALLPRDIAARAQVRMLAAEADGYIAPVQRRLFQETLYRKPEERDETKIAEARAAVVEELARWDARLSGDWLCGALSLADFAVYPHVRAIGRVDDRMPAHGLGAAWPARLAAWMKRVEALPYYAKTIPPHWKG from the coding sequence ATGTCGCTCACGTTTTATTACGGCTCCGGCTCGCCGTACGCCTGGAAGGTGTGGTTCGCCCTCGAGCACAAGAAGCTCGATTACGAGTGGAAGATGCTCTCCTTCGACCGCGGGGAGACGCAGACGCCCGAGTTTCTCGCGGTGAACCCGCGCGGAAAGGTGCCCGTCCTCGTCCACGACGGCGTCGCCATCGCCGAGTCGAACGCGATCGTCGAGTACCTCGAGGAGCGATTCCCCGATCCCGCGCTCCTCCCGCGTGACATCGCGGCGCGCGCGCAGGTGCGAATGCTGGCCGCCGAGGCCGACGGCTACATCGCCCCGGTGCAGAGGCGCCTGTTCCAGGAGACGCTCTACCGCAAACCCGAGGAGCGCGACGAGACCAAGATCGCCGAGGCCCGCGCGGCGGTCGTCGAGGAGCTCGCGCGCTGGGACGCGCGGCTCTCGGGGGATTGGCTCTGCGGCGCGCTCTCGCTCGCCGATTTCGCGGTCTACCCGCACGTGCGCGCCATCGGCCGCGTCGACGACCGCATGCCCGCGCACGGGCTCGGCGCCGCGTGGCCCGCGCGCCTCGCCGCGTGGATGAAGCGCGTGGAGGCATTGCCGTATTACGCGAAGACGATCCCTCCGCACTGGAAGGGGTGA
- a CDS encoding HAD family hydrolase, translated as MNIAALIDVDGTLLDTNLLHVLAWRRAFERLGSQIEVNRIVHAIGMGGDRLVPAILGEVDEALAEQARAYHAEEYVETNLLEHARALPGAARLLGALRDRGARIALASSARREELDRLLAKLGPAKQEVDAIITQEDVSTTKPAPDIFAVALEALGRPSAAFVVGDTVYDIVAATQLGLPCLCVLTGGIERGLLEQAGAAAIYPTAEELADDLDHAITIGAKLRAA; from the coding sequence ATGAACATTGCGGCACTCATCGACGTGGACGGGACGCTGCTCGACACGAACCTCCTGCACGTGCTCGCCTGGCGGCGCGCGTTCGAGCGGCTCGGGAGCCAGATCGAGGTGAACCGGATCGTGCACGCGATCGGAATGGGCGGAGATCGGCTGGTGCCGGCGATCCTGGGCGAGGTGGACGAGGCCCTCGCCGAGCAGGCGCGGGCTTATCACGCGGAGGAGTACGTCGAGACGAACCTCCTCGAACACGCGCGCGCGCTGCCGGGCGCGGCGCGGCTCCTCGGGGCGCTGCGGGATCGAGGGGCGCGTATCGCGCTGGCGAGCTCGGCGCGGCGCGAGGAGCTCGATCGGCTCCTCGCCAAGCTCGGCCCGGCAAAACAGGAGGTCGACGCGATCATCACGCAAGAGGACGTCAGCACGACGAAGCCCGCGCCCGATATCTTCGCGGTGGCGCTCGAAGCGCTCGGGCGGCCGAGCGCCGCGTTCGTCGTGGGCGATACGGTCTACGACATCGTCGCCGCGACCCAGCTCGGCCTGCCTTGCTTGTGCGTGCTCACGGGCGGGATCGAGCGAGGATTGCTGGAGCAGGCGGGCGCGGCGGCGATTTACCCGACCGCCGAGGAGCTCGCCGACGATCTCGACCACGCGATCACGATCGGAGCCAAGCTGCGCGCGGCATAG
- a CDS encoding penicillin-insensitive murein endopeptidase gives MRSVPPRVLGSVAAIVAAASIAGVALQRAREPIPRVSTLRSGLVAEVVTAIPAAPASAAVADAPPPEAPPAPARCAPEPAIEVREVEPPPAAELARLAKERPEALGSASLGSPTRGSLFGGVELQESEGILRAGGYGWGTERVIRSIERAVREVRRCFPGTPRLYVGDIARERGGWLKPHRSHQSGLDADIGYYYNTQAIWYQAATAHNFDAARTWALVRALIEGGNVEMIFIDVSVQRLLQAYIATLPEEERPSEEVFPSPTKRDTLVRHAWGHRTHFHVRFKDPAAVALGQRLAGVLPSLRLLRPRGGPRRSPHRR, from the coding sequence GTGAGGTCCGTGCCCCCGCGTGTCCTGGGATCCGTCGCCGCGATCGTCGCGGCGGCGTCGATCGCCGGCGTGGCCCTGCAGCGCGCGCGCGAGCCGATCCCTCGGGTCTCCACGCTGCGGAGCGGCCTCGTCGCAGAGGTCGTGACGGCGATCCCCGCCGCGCCCGCGAGCGCCGCCGTCGCGGACGCGCCCCCGCCGGAGGCGCCGCCCGCGCCTGCGCGTTGCGCGCCCGAGCCCGCGATCGAGGTGCGCGAGGTCGAGCCACCGCCGGCCGCGGAGCTCGCTCGCCTCGCCAAGGAACGACCCGAGGCGCTGGGCTCGGCGTCGCTGGGCTCGCCCACGCGAGGCTCGCTCTTCGGCGGCGTGGAGCTCCAGGAATCCGAGGGGATCTTGCGCGCCGGGGGATACGGCTGGGGCACGGAGCGCGTCATTCGCTCGATCGAGCGCGCCGTGCGGGAGGTGCGCCGCTGCTTCCCGGGCACGCCCAGGCTGTACGTGGGTGACATCGCCCGCGAGCGCGGCGGGTGGCTCAAGCCCCACCGCAGCCACCAATCCGGCCTCGACGCCGATATCGGTTATTATTACAACACGCAGGCGATCTGGTACCAGGCCGCCACGGCCCACAATTTCGATGCGGCGCGCACCTGGGCGCTCGTCCGGGCGCTGATCGAGGGCGGCAATGTCGAGATGATCTTCATCGACGTCTCGGTGCAGCGGCTGCTCCAGGCGTACATCGCCACGTTGCCCGAAGAGGAGCGGCCCTCGGAGGAGGTTTTTCCGAGCCCCACGAAGCGAGACACCCTCGTTCGACATGCCTGGGGACACCGGACGCATTTCCACGTCCGGTTCAAGGACCCGGCGGCGGTGGCGCTCGGGCAGCGTCTTGCGGGTGTTTTGCCCTCGCTGCGCTTGCTGCGGCCGCGGGGCGGTCCGAGGAGATCACCTCACAGGAGGTGA
- a CDS encoding crotonase/enoyl-CoA hydratase family protein → MSYKTLLYRTEGRIARITLNRPDRRNAITDEMPGEIRAAVDRANDDDGVHVIVLDGAGASFCAGYDLTLFAEGEGATIGIQEMPWDPLLDYRHMKRFTDDFMSLWRSYKPTICKVHGHAVAGGSDIALCCDLVVMAEDASIGYPPARVWGCPTTMMWVYRLGVERAKRMLLTGDLVTGLEAKAMGLVLDAVPAEALEARVLALAERMSGAPKNQLMMQKLVINQAYENMGLASTQMLATLFDGITRHSPEGMWFKKLSEERGWKAAVAWRDSGRPIPSIKDPGEGEG, encoded by the coding sequence ATGTCGTACAAAACCCTCCTCTACCGCACCGAGGGCCGTATCGCGCGCATCACGCTGAACCGCCCCGATCGGCGCAACGCGATTACCGACGAAATGCCGGGCGAGATCCGCGCGGCCGTCGATCGGGCGAACGACGACGATGGCGTGCACGTGATCGTCCTCGACGGCGCGGGCGCTTCCTTCTGCGCCGGCTACGACCTCACGCTCTTCGCCGAGGGCGAGGGCGCGACGATCGGCATCCAGGAGATGCCCTGGGATCCTCTGCTCGATTATCGGCACATGAAGCGCTTCACGGACGACTTCATGAGCCTGTGGCGGAGCTACAAGCCCACGATCTGCAAGGTGCACGGGCACGCCGTGGCCGGCGGGAGCGACATCGCGCTCTGTTGTGACCTCGTGGTGATGGCCGAGGACGCCTCGATCGGATATCCGCCGGCCCGCGTCTGGGGCTGCCCGACCACCATGATGTGGGTCTATCGGCTCGGCGTCGAGCGCGCCAAACGGATGCTGCTCACCGGGGATCTCGTCACGGGCCTCGAGGCCAAGGCCATGGGGCTCGTGCTCGACGCGGTGCCGGCGGAGGCGCTCGAGGCGCGTGTCCTCGCGCTCGCCGAGCGCATGAGCGGCGCGCCGAAGAACCAGCTCATGATGCAGAAGCTCGTGATCAACCAGGCCTACGAGAACATGGGCCTCGCGAGCACGCAGATGCTCGCCACCCTCTTCGACGGCATCACCCGGCATTCGCCCGAGGGGATGTGGTTCAAGAAGCTGAGCGAGGAGCGAGGCTGGAAGGCCGCGGTCGCGTGGCGCGACAGCGGGCGGCCGATCCCCTCGATCAAGGATCCCGGCGAGGGCGAAGGTTAG
- a CDS encoding SRPBCC family protein: MERSVKHTTFVIERFYQASPARVFKAFATAEEKRKWFGCHEGGTHELDFRVGGHETYRGGPKGGPVYTNETRFQDIVPDQRIVYTYDMHRDEARISVSLVTIELRAEGKGTRFVFTEQGAFLDGHDDPAQREHGTKIGLDKLGEGLAREAAAA; this comes from the coding sequence ATGGAACGATCCGTCAAGCACACCACCTTTGTCATCGAGCGTTTTTATCAGGCCTCACCGGCGCGTGTTTTCAAGGCCTTCGCCACGGCCGAGGAGAAGCGGAAGTGGTTCGGCTGCCACGAGGGGGGCACGCACGAGCTCGATTTCCGCGTCGGAGGCCACGAGACGTACCGGGGCGGCCCGAAAGGCGGCCCCGTCTACACGAACGAGACGCGGTTTCAGGACATCGTGCCGGACCAGCGGATCGTCTACACGTACGACATGCACCGCGACGAGGCGCGGATCTCGGTCTCGCTGGTGACGATCGAGCTCCGCGCCGAGGGCAAAGGGACGCGCTTCGTCTTCACGGAGCAGGGCGCTTTCCTGGATGGACACGACGATCCGGCCCAGCGCGAGCACGGGACGAAGATCGGCCTCGACAAACTCGGCGAGGGTCTCGCGCGCGAGGCGGCCGCCGCTTGA
- a CDS encoding metalloregulator ArsR/SmtB family transcription factor, translating to MLNQATSLDRMFQALADPNRRVMIERLSRGPASVSELAEPLSMSLPAVMQHLQVLETSGLVRSEKAGRVRTCRLEPAALRTAERWIAERRAAWERCFDRLGDYLAEHPDEPESKE from the coding sequence GTGCTTAACCAAGCCACGTCGCTCGACCGTATGTTTCAGGCGCTCGCGGACCCGAACCGGCGGGTCATGATCGAGCGGCTGAGCCGCGGGCCGGCCTCGGTGAGTGAGCTCGCCGAGCCGCTTTCCATGTCGCTGCCGGCGGTGATGCAGCACCTGCAAGTGCTGGAGACGAGCGGCCTCGTCCGTTCGGAGAAGGCCGGGCGGGTGCGGACGTGCCGGCTCGAGCCCGCGGCGCTGCGGACGGCCGAGCGATGGATCGCCGAGCGGCGAGCGGCCTGGGAGCGTTGCTTCGACCGGCTCGGCGATTACCTCGCCGAGCACCCCGACGAACCCGAATCGAAGGAATGA
- a CDS encoding YciI family protein — protein MRFMICAAPDPNAPKTEGAPPSEELIARYMKFNEDMTKAGVLVTAEGVNPGREGARVGVKGGKRVVLDGPFVETKELVGGFYLIDVNSREEAIEWALRCPTGIGHDDILTILPMTDADDLPPEMMAIIEKVAPTWVQSFSKKK, from the coding sequence ATGCGATTCATGATTTGCGCCGCCCCGGACCCGAACGCCCCGAAGACCGAGGGAGCTCCGCCGAGCGAGGAGCTCATCGCCCGTTACATGAAATTCAACGAGGACATGACGAAGGCCGGCGTGCTCGTGACGGCCGAGGGCGTGAACCCGGGCCGTGAGGGCGCGCGGGTCGGCGTCAAGGGCGGCAAGCGGGTCGTGCTCGACGGGCCGTTCGTCGAGACGAAGGAGCTCGTCGGTGGGTTTTACCTGATCGACGTGAACAGCCGCGAGGAGGCCATCGAATGGGCCCTGCGCTGCCCCACGGGGATCGGACACGACGACATCCTCACCATTTTGCCGATGACGGACGCGGACGACCTCCCGCCCGAGATGATGGCCATCATCGAGAAGGTCGCGCCGACGTGGGTTCAATCGTTCTCGAAAAAAAAGTAG
- a CDS encoding YciI family protein: MKFMILVKATKDSEAGVLPSEEMLAAMGKYNEELVKAGVMVAGEGLHPSSKGARVRFSGKDRTVIDGPFAETKELVAGFWMWQVRSKEEAIEWVKRMPNPMLEESEVEIRQVFDTEDFAPSDPTGELRAAEERLRAQVEGKK; encoded by the coding sequence ATGAAGTTCATGATTCTGGTCAAGGCGACGAAGGACAGCGAGGCCGGCGTGCTGCCCAGCGAGGAGATGCTCGCCGCGATGGGCAAGTACAACGAGGAGCTCGTCAAGGCCGGCGTGATGGTCGCGGGCGAGGGGTTGCACCCGAGCTCGAAGGGCGCGCGCGTCCGGTTCTCCGGGAAGGACCGGACCGTGATCGACGGCCCGTTCGCCGAGACGAAGGAGCTCGTCGCGGGCTTCTGGATGTGGCAGGTGCGCTCGAAGGAAGAGGCGATCGAGTGGGTCAAGCGGATGCCGAACCCCATGCTCGAGGAGAGCGAGGTCGAGATCCGGCAGGTGTTCGACACGGAGGACTTCGCGCCGAGTGATCCCACGGGCGAGCTGCGCGCGGCGGAGGAGCGGCTCCGGGCCCAGGTCGAAGGGAAGAAGTAA
- a CDS encoding RNA polymerase sigma factor — translation MTASATHRAIDAVFRIESAKLIAGLARIVRDVGLAEELAQDALVTALERWPEAGIPENPGAWLMATAKHRAIDHVRRSKRIERKHEELGHTIEAAQPSIAPDLEAAIDEDVGDDLLRLVFTACHPVLSTEARVALTLRLLGGLSTEEIARAFLVPEPTVAQRIVRAKRTLAEARVPFEVPRGEELAVRLSSVLQVIYLVFNEGYSATAGDDWMRPALCEDALRLGRILAELLPKEPEVHGLVALMEIQASRARARVGPSGEPILLLEQNRGLWDQLLIRRGLAALARAEALGGAWGPYALQAAIAACHARARAAEETDWPRIAALYLALVEVTPSPVVELNRAVAFGMAFGPAAALPLVDALLAEPSLAQYHLLPSVRGDLLAKLGRMDEARVELERAASLTRNTRERAILLERAAACARASSRAD, via the coding sequence GTGACGGCCTCCGCTACCCACCGCGCGATCGACGCGGTCTTCCGGATCGAGTCGGCCAAGCTCATCGCCGGGCTCGCGCGGATCGTGCGTGACGTCGGCCTCGCGGAGGAGCTCGCGCAGGACGCGCTCGTCACCGCGCTGGAGCGGTGGCCCGAGGCGGGCATCCCGGAGAACCCGGGCGCCTGGCTCATGGCCACCGCGAAACACCGCGCGATCGATCACGTCCGCCGCAGCAAGCGGATCGAGCGCAAGCACGAGGAGCTCGGGCACACGATCGAGGCCGCGCAGCCGTCGATCGCGCCCGATCTCGAGGCCGCGATCGACGAGGACGTGGGCGACGACCTCCTGCGGCTCGTGTTCACGGCCTGTCACCCGGTGCTCTCGACCGAGGCGCGTGTCGCGCTCACGCTCCGCTTGCTCGGCGGGCTCTCGACCGAGGAGATCGCGCGCGCCTTCCTGGTCCCGGAGCCGACCGTGGCCCAGCGGATCGTCCGCGCCAAACGCACGCTCGCCGAGGCGCGCGTGCCCTTCGAGGTCCCGCGCGGCGAGGAGCTCGCCGTCCGGCTGTCGTCGGTGCTGCAGGTGATCTACCTCGTCTTCAACGAGGGGTACTCGGCGACCGCCGGCGACGACTGGATGCGGCCCGCGCTCTGCGAGGACGCGCTGCGCCTCGGCCGCATCCTGGCCGAGCTCCTGCCGAAGGAGCCCGAGGTCCACGGCCTCGTCGCGCTCATGGAGATCCAGGCGTCACGGGCGCGCGCGCGGGTCGGCCCGTCGGGAGAGCCGATCCTCTTGCTCGAGCAGAACCGCGGGCTCTGGGACCAGCTCCTCATCCGCAGGGGCCTCGCGGCGCTCGCGCGGGCCGAGGCGCTCGGGGGCGCGTGGGGCCCGTACGCGCTGCAAGCCGCGATCGCCGCCTGCCACGCGCGGGCGCGCGCCGCCGAGGAGACGGACTGGCCACGTATCGCGGCGCTCTACCTGGCGCTCGTCGAGGTCACGCCGTCCCCCGTCGTGGAGCTGAACCGCGCCGTCGCGTTTGGCATGGCGTTTGGCCCCGCCGCGGCCCTCCCGCTCGTCGACGCGCTGCTCGCGGAGCCCTCGCTCGCGCAGTATCACCTCCTGCCGAGCGTACGCGGCGACCTGCTCGCGAAGCTCGGCCGAATGGACGAGGCGCGCGTGGAGCTCGAGCGCGCCGCTTCGCTCACGCGGAACACACGCGAGCGTGCCATCCTGCTCGAGCGCGCCGCCGCCTGCGCCCGCGCCTCGTCTCGCGCGGATTGA
- a CDS encoding transposase, producing MGASLDGSKRLRVLSALVDGNSERATARIAGVDRETVGRLSLQFGTGAVHLHNGLARHLAASLIQVDEIWSYVGKKQKRVTPEDPPYVGEAYTFVAMSATSRFVIGWHVGKRNEESARAFMEDVRARLCVMPSIVSDGFAPYIAAVGASFGPGVDYAQTVKNYSRKGRRDDDHRYEPAREAHFVTKRAIFGAPDLETASTAYMERQNGTMRHHIGRMRRLSYAFSKRPENHRAAVSLAYVHYNMCHIVSTLRTTPGMAAHVTDHLWEMEELLDALMTAKPCDPPAKEALRHREPEGPARELPGGRGFLRLVGGSKGAEPRPHVEPPPVAPVPVAIPVAPVADPTGQLDLFSWQPKPPPKGQLSLFPDDEPR from the coding sequence ATGGGAGCGTCCTTGGATGGATCGAAGCGCCTGCGTGTCCTCTCCGCGCTCGTGGACGGGAACAGCGAGCGCGCTACGGCCCGGATCGCGGGCGTCGATCGGGAGACGGTCGGGCGCCTGTCCTTGCAGTTCGGCACCGGCGCGGTGCACCTCCACAACGGCCTCGCGCGGCACCTCGCGGCGTCGCTGATCCAGGTCGACGAGATTTGGAGCTACGTCGGGAAGAAGCAGAAGCGCGTCACGCCCGAGGACCCGCCCTACGTCGGCGAGGCGTACACCTTCGTCGCCATGTCGGCCACGAGCCGCTTCGTCATCGGCTGGCACGTCGGCAAGCGGAACGAAGAGAGCGCGCGGGCGTTCATGGAGGACGTCCGCGCGCGCCTCTGCGTCATGCCCTCGATCGTGTCCGACGGCTTCGCCCCGTACATCGCCGCCGTGGGCGCGTCCTTCGGGCCCGGCGTCGACTATGCGCAGACCGTCAAGAACTACAGCCGCAAGGGGCGCCGCGACGATGACCACCGGTACGAGCCCGCGCGCGAGGCGCACTTCGTCACGAAGCGGGCGATCTTCGGCGCGCCCGATCTCGAAACGGCGAGCACCGCCTACATGGAGCGCCAGAACGGCACGATGCGCCACCATATCGGACGCATGCGGCGCCTCTCGTACGCCTTCAGCAAGCGCCCCGAGAATCACCGCGCCGCCGTCTCGTTGGCCTACGTGCATTACAACATGTGCCATATCGTGAGCACGCTCCGCACGACGCCGGGAATGGCCGCGCACGTGACCGATCATCTGTGGGAGATGGAGGAGCTTCTGGACGCGCTCATGACGGCCAAGCCGTGCGACCCGCCGGCCAAGGAAGCGCTGCGCCATCGGGAGCCGGAAGGTCCGGCGCGCGAGCTGCCCGGCGGGCGTGGGTTCCTGCGCCTGGTCGGGGGAAGCAAGGGAGCGGAGCCGCGTCCTCATGTCGAGCCCCCTCCGGTCGCGCCCGTGCCCGTCGCGATCCCCGTCGCGCCGGTTGCCGATCCGACCGGGCAGCTTGACCTCTTCTCGTGGCAACCGAAGCCGCCCCCGAAGGGCCAGCTCTCCCTCTTCCCCGACGACGAGCCCCGGTGA
- a CDS encoding M23 family metallopeptidase — protein sequence MRVPVLIALALAVTACEVRGPSGSTADSTASPAGSAAPAASAEPAAAAAPASSASAAPSAAPAAASAEPPDAGSPDAAPVADPSRLTIEGRAVQGGLLRAKLDGKLKKMNFPGHRAIVSDEGEFLIVFGRNAPKQEKITITFDDGQVLERVFDVEQRTYETDKIDNLPKNMVELDMPTRVKLTQAEQKLDVVRKKYTKKSCFKEAFVWPSKGKVTSRYGQPRVLNGTDGGIHWGVDIAVPTGTPVRAPACGTVVFAEKNLPLSGDTLVIDHGQGLTSTFIHLSGFSAKVGDEVKQGQVVARVGMTGRTNGPHLDWRMNFFEVRIDPELLVAGAK from the coding sequence ATGCGCGTGCCCGTTCTGATCGCCTTGGCTCTCGCCGTCACGGCTTGCGAGGTTCGTGGGCCTTCGGGGTCCACCGCGGATTCCACAGCGTCGCCCGCTGGCTCGGCCGCGCCGGCCGCCTCGGCCGAGCCCGCCGCCGCTGCCGCGCCCGCGTCGAGCGCGAGCGCGGCTCCCTCCGCGGCCCCGGCGGCCGCGAGCGCCGAACCGCCGGACGCCGGGTCGCCGGACGCCGCCCCGGTCGCCGATCCGAGCCGCCTCACGATCGAGGGGCGCGCCGTGCAGGGCGGGCTCCTCCGCGCGAAGCTCGACGGCAAGCTGAAGAAGATGAACTTCCCCGGGCACCGGGCCATCGTCAGCGACGAGGGCGAGTTCTTGATCGTATTCGGCCGCAACGCCCCGAAGCAGGAGAAGATCACGATCACGTTCGACGACGGCCAGGTCCTCGAGCGCGTCTTCGACGTGGAGCAACGCACGTACGAGACCGACAAGATCGACAACCTGCCGAAGAACATGGTCGAGCTCGACATGCCCACGCGGGTCAAGCTCACGCAGGCCGAGCAGAAGCTCGACGTGGTCCGCAAGAAGTACACGAAAAAGAGCTGCTTCAAGGAGGCCTTCGTCTGGCCCTCGAAGGGCAAGGTCACCTCGCGTTATGGGCAGCCGCGCGTGCTCAACGGCACGGACGGCGGGATCCACTGGGGCGTCGATATCGCGGTGCCCACGGGGACGCCCGTGCGCGCGCCGGCCTGCGGCACGGTGGTGTTCGCCGAGAAAAACCTGCCGCTGAGCGGCGACACCCTCGTCATCGATCACGGCCAGGGTTTGACGTCGACCTTCATCCACCTGAGCGGCTTCTCCGCGAAGGTGGGCGACGAGGTCAAGCAGGGCCAGGTCGTCGCGCGGGTGGGGATGACCGGCCGCACGAACGGGCCCCACCTCGATTGGCGCATGAATTTCTTCGAAGTCCGGATCGACCCGGAGCTCCTGGTCGCCGGCGCGAAGTGA